The sequence CACCGAGTACCGCGTGGGCCTCAAATCCGGCCTGCTGGGCGGCACGCCCGAGCTGACGGCCGAGCAGACCGCGCAAATCGCCGCGCTGCTGCACGACCGCATGACCGAGTCGGTGTTTGCCACGCGCGCCGAAGCCGAGACCCTGTTCTCCACCCTGCAAGCCCAGCCCATGGAGTTTGTGGACGTGCTGGGTGGCGGCAGCGCCGCGCTGGAAAAAGCCAACAAGCAATGGGGCCTGGCCCTGGCCGAAGACGAGATCGAGTACCTCGAAAACGCCTTCAAGGGCCTCAAGCGCAACCCCACCGATGTGGAGCTGATGATGTTCGCCCAGGCGAACTCCGAGCATTGCCGCCACAAGATCTTCAACGCCAACTTCACCATCGATGGTGTGGCGCAAGACAAATCGCTGTTCGGCATGATCCGCAACACCGAGGCCGTCTCGCCCCAGCACACGGTGGTGGCGTATTCGGACAATGCCTCCATCATGGAAGGCCATGAGGTCGAGCGGTTCACCGCCAGATTTGATGGCAAACAGGCCTCTGACGCAGATACAGCCAGTGCACCCAGCTACCAAAAGCTGAGCGCTACCAGCCATGTGCTGATGAAGGTGGAAACGCACAACCACCCCACGGCCATCTCGCCCTTCCCCGGTGCATCCACCGGCGCCGGCGGTGAAATCCGTGATGAAGGCGCCACCGGCCGAGGCTCCAAGCCCAAGGCAGGCCTGACGGGCTTCACCGTCTCCAAGCTCTGGGGCAGCGAAGTGGGCAAGCCTGAGCACATTGCCAGCCCGCTGCAAATCATGATTGAAGGCCCTCTGGGTGGTGCAGCCTTCAACAACGAATTCGGCCGTCCCAATCTGACCGGCTACTTCCGTGAGTACGAGCAGCAAGTCGGTGACATCACCCGCGGCTACCACAAGCCCATCATGATTGCCGGCGGCCTGGGCGTGATCGATGCCGGCCAGACCCAGAAGATTCTGTTCCCTGCAGGCACGCTGCTGATCCAGCTGGGTGGCCCCGGCATGCGCATCGGCATGGGCGGTGGTGCAGCCAGCTCCATGGCCAGCGGCACGAATGCGGCCGAGCTGGACTTTGACTCGGTGCAACGCGGCAACCCCGAGATCGAGCGCCGTGCGCAAGAGGTCATCAACCACTGCTGGCAGCAGGGTGATAAGAACCCGATTCTGGCCATCCACGACGTGGGTGCCGGCGGCCTGTCCAACGCCTTCCCCGAGTTGACCAATGACGCCGGCCGTGGCGCCCGTTTTGACCTGCGCGCTGTGAATCTGGAGGAATCCGGCCTGGCGCCCAAGGAAATCTGGTCCAACGAATCGCAAGAGCGCTATGTGCTGGCGATTGCGCCCGAATCGCTGCCCGAGTTCACCGCTTTCTGCGAGCGCGAGCGCTGCCCGTTTGCCGTGATCGGCACGGCCACCGAAGAGCGCCAGCTGGTGCTGGACGACACGGCCGTGGAATCTGGCGAGCAGAAGCTGCCCGTGAACATGCCCATGGACGTGCTGCTGGGCAAGCCGCCCAAGATGGTCAAGAACGTGAGCACGGTGGAGCGTGCGCTGCCCGCCATCGACCTGACCGGCGTGCCGCTGGAAAAGGCCGTGATTGAGGTCTTGGCTCATCCGACTGTTGCCTCCAAGCGCTTCCTCATCACCATCGGCGACCGCGCCGTGGGTGGCCTGACCCACCGCGACCAGATGGTGGGCCCCTGGCAGGTTCCCGTGGCCGACGTGGCCGTGACCCTGGCTGACTACCAGGGCTTCAAGGGCGAAGCCATGGCCATGGGCGAGCGCACACCGCTGGCCGCCATCAACGCACCCGCCTCGGGCCGCATGGCCGTGGCCGAGGCCATCACCAATATGCTGGCCGCGCCCATCGCGCTGTCCAAGGTGAAGATGTCTGCCAACTGGATGGCCGCCTGCGGCGAAGCAGGCGAAGACGCCGCGCTGTACGCCACCGTGAAGGCCGTGGGCATGGAGCTGTGCCCGGCTTTGAACATTTCCATCCCCGTGGGCAAGGACTCTTTGTCCATGCGCACGCAATGGACTGCGAACGGCCAGACCAAGAAGGTGACTTCGCCGGTCAGCCTGATCATCACGGGCTTTGCATCCATTGACGATGTGCGCACCACGCTGACCCCACAGCTGGACGCCACGGAAGAAGACACCACCCTGGTGCTGGTCGATCTGTCGCGCGGCAAGATGCGCATGGGCGGCTCCATCCTGGGTCAGGTGCTGAACCAGGCCGGCAATGAAACGCCGGATTTGGACGATGCCAAGGACTTGATCGCCCTGGTGGACGCCGTGAACGCCTTGCGTGCCAAGGAGCAGATCCTGGCCTACCACGACCGTGGCGATGGCGGCCTGCTGGCCACCGTGGCCGAGATGGCCTTTGCCGGCCATGTGGGCGTGGCCCTGAATGTGGACATGCTGATCACCGAGGGTGATGGCATCAGCGACAGCCGCATGGACAGCGGCGAAGGCAAGAACTGGGGCGGCCAGGTTTCCGGCCGCCGCGAAGACCTGACGCTGCGCGCCCTGTTCAACGAAGAGCTAGGTGCCGTGCTGCAGATCAAGACGGCCGACCGCGCCGCCGTGCTGCAAACCCTGCGCGAACATGGCCTGGCCACCTGCAGCCATATTGTGGGCAAGACCCGTCCCGCATCCTCGCCCGTGGATATGGGCAAGGGTGAGCTGCAGGTCTGGCGCGATGCCAAAAAGGTGTTCGGTGCCACGCTTTCCGACCTGCACCAGGTCTGGGATGCCGTGAGCTGGAAGATCGCCCAGCAGCGCGACAACCCCGTCTGCGCCGACAGCGAACATGCCAGCGTGGGCGTGCCCAGCGATCCCGGCATGCATGTGCAGCTGACGTTCGATCCGCAAGAGAACGTGGCTGCGCCTTTCCTGAACCTGCAGGCCAAGCCTCGCGTGGCCGTGCTGCGGGAGCAGGGCGTGAACTCACATGTGGAAATGGCTTACGCCTTCACCGAAGCCGGTTTTGAGGCCGTGGACGTGCACATGACCGACCTGCAGACCGGCCGTGCACAGCTCAAGGACTTTGCCGGTGTGGTGGCCTGCGGCGGCTTCAGCTATGGCGACACCCTGGGTGCCGGCATTGGCTGGGCGCGCTCCATCACCTTCAACGATAGGCTGTCCGAGCAGTTCCAGCAGTTCTTTGGCCGTACCGATACCTTTGGCCTGGGCGTGTGCAACGGCTGCCAGATGTTTGCCGAGCTGGCCGACATCATCCCCGGTGCCCAGGACTGGCCGCGCTTTACGCAAAACCAGAGCAACCGCTTTGAAGCGCGTCTGAGCATGGTGGAAGTGCTGGACTCGCCCAGCCTGTTCCTGCAAGGCATGGCCGGCTCGCGCCTGCCCATCGCCGTGGCGCACGGCGAGGGTTATGCCAACTTCAAGTTCCGTGGCAATGCAGACCAGGTGATTGGTGCCATGCGCTATGTGGACAACCTGGGTCAGGCCACCGAGCAGTACCCCTTCAACCCCAACGGCTCGGCCGGTGGCTTGACCGCAGTGACCACGGCCGACGGCCGCTTCACCGCCATGATGCCCCACCCCGAGCGCGTGTTCCGCAACGTGCAAATGAGCTGGGTGGATTACGCCAAGGTGGGTGGCAAGTCCGAACTCAGCCCCTGGATGCGCGTGTGGCGCAATGCGCGCAAGTGGTTGGGTTGATCTTGGCTGCTTGAATAAAAAGCCCCACAGTGGAAGCGCTGCGGGGCTTTTTCATGGGCCTGCTTGGCGTTTTCTCAGCCTGGAGGTGCAGCGCGTTGATACCATTCGCAGATCCACTTCCAACTACAGAGAGGTAGGTCGCGCGGGGTGCAGCAATTTCGGCTTCTTGGCAGAGTATTCCCAGCCCTTGGCCGACCTGGGTGCAACGGCGGCAACAATCTTTCCTCTGGACCCTACCAGCTGCGTCTTCAAGTTG comes from Comamonas sp. GB3 AK4-5 and encodes:
- the purL gene encoding phosphoribosylformylglycinamidine synthase — protein: MTLHLTQFEGGNALSSFRAQQLLTDLVAIHPKITGIAARFVHLVATEGLPVPALQERLSALLTYGDPYEGANEGLAFVVTPRMGTISPWASKATDIARNCGLSVFRVERITEYRVGLKSGLLGGTPELTAEQTAQIAALLHDRMTESVFATRAEAETLFSTLQAQPMEFVDVLGGGSAALEKANKQWGLALAEDEIEYLENAFKGLKRNPTDVELMMFAQANSEHCRHKIFNANFTIDGVAQDKSLFGMIRNTEAVSPQHTVVAYSDNASIMEGHEVERFTARFDGKQASDADTASAPSYQKLSATSHVLMKVETHNHPTAISPFPGASTGAGGEIRDEGATGRGSKPKAGLTGFTVSKLWGSEVGKPEHIASPLQIMIEGPLGGAAFNNEFGRPNLTGYFREYEQQVGDITRGYHKPIMIAGGLGVIDAGQTQKILFPAGTLLIQLGGPGMRIGMGGGAASSMASGTNAAELDFDSVQRGNPEIERRAQEVINHCWQQGDKNPILAIHDVGAGGLSNAFPELTNDAGRGARFDLRAVNLEESGLAPKEIWSNESQERYVLAIAPESLPEFTAFCERERCPFAVIGTATEERQLVLDDTAVESGEQKLPVNMPMDVLLGKPPKMVKNVSTVERALPAIDLTGVPLEKAVIEVLAHPTVASKRFLITIGDRAVGGLTHRDQMVGPWQVPVADVAVTLADYQGFKGEAMAMGERTPLAAINAPASGRMAVAEAITNMLAAPIALSKVKMSANWMAACGEAGEDAALYATVKAVGMELCPALNISIPVGKDSLSMRTQWTANGQTKKVTSPVSLIITGFASIDDVRTTLTPQLDATEEDTTLVLVDLSRGKMRMGGSILGQVLNQAGNETPDLDDAKDLIALVDAVNALRAKEQILAYHDRGDGGLLATVAEMAFAGHVGVALNVDMLITEGDGISDSRMDSGEGKNWGGQVSGRREDLTLRALFNEELGAVLQIKTADRAAVLQTLREHGLATCSHIVGKTRPASSPVDMGKGELQVWRDAKKVFGATLSDLHQVWDAVSWKIAQQRDNPVCADSEHASVGVPSDPGMHVQLTFDPQENVAAPFLNLQAKPRVAVLREQGVNSHVEMAYAFTEAGFEAVDVHMTDLQTGRAQLKDFAGVVACGGFSYGDTLGAGIGWARSITFNDRLSEQFQQFFGRTDTFGLGVCNGCQMFAELADIIPGAQDWPRFTQNQSNRFEARLSMVEVLDSPSLFLQGMAGSRLPIAVAHGEGYANFKFRGNADQVIGAMRYVDNLGQATEQYPFNPNGSAGGLTAVTTADGRFTAMMPHPERVFRNVQMSWVDYAKVGGKSELSPWMRVWRNARKWLG